A window of the Sphaerobacter thermophilus DSM 20745 genome harbors these coding sequences:
- a CDS encoding helix-turn-helix transcriptional regulator, translated as MATDRPSRTQRHSSRHAGTPEPPLGTQAPRGATRRKILTTLKKSDGLTADQLAALLGITAMAVRKHLTALERDGLVESTAVRRPVGRPAHVYRLSSLADDFFPKQYDLVITDLLADLVQIDGEQKVDLLLSRRAERTRDYLAQRLQPATTLAERVAALAAGMDDLGYLASFEQVDEDTFLLKQYNCTISRVAACFPCACRYEAEIYRELLNADVERATHIVAGDHMCCYVIRAHEASTNPDGRR; from the coding sequence ATGGCGACGGATCGGCCGAGCCGGACACAACGACACAGCAGCCGTCACGCGGGTACGCCCGAGCCCCCACTCGGCACCCAGGCGCCGCGCGGTGCCACCCGCCGGAAAATCCTCACCACGCTGAAGAAGAGTGACGGGCTCACCGCGGACCAGCTCGCCGCGTTGCTCGGTATCACCGCGATGGCGGTGCGCAAGCACCTGACCGCGCTGGAGCGGGACGGCCTGGTCGAGTCGACCGCGGTGCGGCGCCCAGTCGGTCGCCCGGCCCACGTCTACCGCCTCTCCTCCCTGGCGGACGACTTCTTCCCCAAGCAGTACGACCTGGTGATCACCGACCTGCTGGCCGATCTGGTGCAGATCGACGGCGAGCAGAAGGTCGACCTCCTCCTCTCGCGCCGCGCCGAGCGCACCCGCGACTACCTGGCCCAGCGGCTCCAGCCGGCCACCACCCTCGCCGAGCGGGTCGCCGCGCTCGCCGCGGGGATGGACGACCTCGGCTACCTGGCGAGTTTCGAGCAGGTGGACGAGGATACGTTCCTCCTCAAGCAGTACAACTGCACCATCAGCCGGGTCGCCGCCTGCTTCCCCTGCGCCTGCCGCTACGAGGCGGAGATCTACCGCGAACTCCTCAACGCCGATGTTGAGCGCGCCACCCACATCGTCGCCGGCGACCACATGTGCTGCTACGTCATCCGCGCCCACGAAGCCTCGACCAACCCCGACGGCCGCCGCTAA
- a CDS encoding AIR synthase family protein — MAEQAPGYQLPEVGKISPEVFEQVIKPRLGRHRPEVLVGPQHGVDVGIIDIGGGRVMAVTTDPFFIVPQYGWERAAWFAVHILASDAATSGLPPTYFVVDLNLPRNITSEGLEALWHAVDATCKEIGMAIVTGHTARYDGTDYPMVGGAMVMAVGERDRYVTPTMARVGDAVIVTKGAAIEATGLFGVTFPDRIAAAYGQEIARQAEETFYQMSVVKDAMTAVEVGVRDAGVTAMHDATEGGVWGGLYEIAVASGVGMVVEQNAIVVSPAAQAVCDLFGMNPYAAISEGTLIITCRPEKAGAVLTRLEDAGIAATQVGEITPPEEGIRLVRDGREEPLEHPRVDPFWDAFARALAEEAE, encoded by the coding sequence ATGGCAGAGCAGGCGCCCGGGTATCAGCTCCCTGAGGTCGGCAAGATCTCACCCGAGGTCTTCGAGCAGGTAATCAAGCCGCGGCTGGGGCGGCATCGGCCGGAGGTGCTCGTCGGCCCGCAGCACGGCGTGGATGTGGGCATCATCGACATCGGCGGCGGCCGCGTCATGGCGGTCACCACCGATCCCTTTTTCATCGTGCCGCAGTATGGCTGGGAGCGCGCCGCCTGGTTCGCGGTGCATATCCTGGCCTCCGACGCGGCCACCTCGGGCCTGCCACCCACCTACTTCGTGGTGGACCTTAACCTCCCTCGGAACATCACCAGCGAGGGGCTGGAAGCCCTGTGGCACGCCGTCGACGCCACCTGCAAAGAGATCGGCATGGCGATCGTGACCGGCCACACCGCGCGCTACGACGGGACCGACTACCCCATGGTCGGCGGCGCGATGGTCATGGCCGTCGGCGAGCGCGACCGCTACGTCACCCCGACGATGGCGCGCGTCGGCGACGCGGTGATCGTCACCAAGGGCGCCGCTATCGAAGCCACCGGGCTGTTCGGCGTCACCTTCCCCGACCGCATCGCCGCCGCCTACGGACAGGAGATCGCACGCCAGGCCGAAGAGACCTTCTACCAGATGTCGGTGGTGAAGGACGCCATGACCGCGGTCGAGGTCGGCGTGCGCGACGCGGGCGTGACGGCAATGCACGATGCGACCGAGGGAGGCGTCTGGGGCGGCCTGTACGAGATCGCCGTCGCCTCGGGCGTCGGGATGGTGGTCGAGCAGAACGCCATCGTGGTGAGTCCCGCCGCACAGGCCGTCTGCGACCTGTTCGGCATGAACCCCTACGCCGCTATCAGCGAGGGCACCTTGATCATCACCTGCCGGCCGGAGAAGGCTGGGGCAGTGCTGACGCGCCTGGAAGATGCGGGCATCGCTGCCACACAGGTGGGCGAGATCACGCCGCCCGAGGAGGGGATCCGCCTGGTCCGTGACGGGCGGGAGGAGCCGCTGGAGCACCCGCGCGTCGACCCATTCTGGGACGCCTTCGCCCGCGCGCTGGCGGAGGAGGCGGAGTAG
- a CDS encoding alpha/beta fold hydrolase, translating to MGAAQHQLPTTLPPTRLRERPLVRLLDALWRERWLGVSVAAGMAVLTGLLVGTTMPRAPATAGQALVLMLTGFVAGGIAGLAMRSRWAMVLAPVAHVAAFEVARLGTPGITVERIRFDSAYGLLAFILGRGLYGVIGLLPMLLGVAYGVALARRWSSQRQPPSSRLRHSAGRALGALATAGLIALVVLIAWPASTPPVRGTDGRPIAGSIATLERVRLGEHDQWIMIHAASADAPVLLYLSGGPGQSDLMFSRVFFEDLARDFVVVGWDQRGTGKSYAALDPAETLTLDQAVADTVELTNYLRARFDEQKIYLLGESWGSTLGVLAVQWHPELYHAFIGSGQMVSQRETDRRLYHDMLAYAERTGNVEMARTMRRYGEPPYADPLVYAYVMGYYEQLSPYTPPAAYLERGSAAGLVPWGMRGSEYSLIEKANVLRGLMDMFSVMYPQLQEIDFRRDVTRLDVPTYMLMGEHELAARSDLAHEWFAHLEAPHKQEFTFPDAGHSVVFEEFQAFHRIMTDIVVPETYQGG from the coding sequence ATGGGTGCCGCTCAGCACCAACTCCCGACCACGCTGCCCCCAACCCGTCTCCGTGAACGCCCACTCGTCAGGCTCCTCGACGCCCTGTGGCGTGAGCGCTGGCTCGGTGTCTCTGTCGCGGCGGGGATGGCTGTCCTGACCGGCCTGCTCGTCGGCACCACGATGCCGCGCGCCCCGGCGACGGCTGGGCAGGCGCTGGTGCTGATGCTTACCGGCTTCGTCGCCGGCGGCATCGCCGGGCTGGCGATGCGCTCGCGCTGGGCGATGGTGCTGGCGCCGGTCGCGCACGTCGCGGCCTTCGAGGTGGCGCGGCTCGGCACCCCGGGCATCACCGTCGAGCGTATCCGCTTCGATTCGGCCTACGGCCTCCTGGCATTCATCCTCGGCCGCGGGCTCTACGGCGTCATAGGGCTGCTGCCGATGCTGCTCGGCGTGGCCTACGGGGTCGCGCTGGCGCGGCGGTGGTCTTCGCAGCGGCAGCCGCCTTCGTCGCGGTTGCGGCACTCTGCCGGACGTGCGCTCGGGGCGTTGGCGACAGCGGGGCTGATAGCGCTGGTCGTCCTGATCGCCTGGCCCGCCAGCACGCCGCCGGTGCGGGGGACCGACGGCCGGCCGATCGCGGGGAGTATCGCCACGCTGGAGCGTGTGCGGCTCGGCGAGCATGACCAGTGGATCATGATCCACGCGGCCAGTGCCGACGCGCCGGTCCTCCTCTACCTCAGTGGCGGGCCGGGGCAGAGCGACCTCATGTTCTCGCGCGTGTTCTTCGAGGATCTGGCGCGGGACTTCGTCGTGGTCGGCTGGGACCAGCGTGGGACGGGTAAATCCTACGCCGCACTCGACCCTGCCGAGACGCTCACGCTCGACCAGGCCGTGGCGGACACCGTCGAGTTGACCAACTACCTTCGAGCGCGCTTCGACGAGCAGAAGATCTACCTGCTGGGTGAGTCGTGGGGGAGCACCCTCGGCGTGCTGGCCGTCCAGTGGCATCCTGAGCTCTACCATGCCTTCATCGGCAGTGGGCAGATGGTTAGCCAGCGCGAGACGGACCGTCGGCTGTACCACGACATGCTGGCCTACGCCGAGCGGACCGGCAACGTCGAGATGGCTCGCACCATGCGCCGCTACGGCGAGCCGCCGTACGCCGACCCGCTGGTTTACGCCTATGTCATGGGCTACTACGAGCAACTCAGCCCGTACACGCCGCCAGCCGCCTATCTCGAACGCGGGTCGGCGGCCGGCCTCGTCCCCTGGGGAATGCGCGGCAGCGAGTACAGCCTGATCGAGAAGGCGAACGTGCTGCGCGGGCTGATGGACATGTTCTCGGTCATGTACCCGCAACTCCAGGAGATCGACTTCCGGCGCGACGTGACACGGCTCGACGTGCCGACCTACATGCTGATGGGCGAGCACGAACTGGCGGCACGCAGCGACCTGGCACATGAGTGGTTCGCCCACCTCGAGGCTCCCCACAAGCAGGAGTTCACCTTCCCCGACGCCGGCCACTCCGTCGTGTTTGAGGAGTTCCAGGCGTTCCACCGGATCATGACCGACATCGTCGTGCCCGAGACATACCAGGGCGGGTGA
- a CDS encoding mechanosensitive ion channel family protein encodes MWEAIREELQSVDQQIGDSLARLIGTLPALLVAILVVAVFVLIARLARRLLAGVSRVSRLDPMLRGLFDQLLTAAIVVFGVAVGLGVLGIDARTIIASFGVAGLIVGFALKDLLENFISGILILWRRPFRVLDHIQVGASEGIVEEITFRTTSLRTPDGVLVLVPNAQILTQAVRNYTYLGARRTEIVLSLPPEVDPEKARAALEETARGVPGVRQEPPPETLLLGLASEGYDLHLRYWTAPDQETVQRVESAVRRAAFATLARLREPAKSAAHADGSTDAGQ; translated from the coding sequence GTGTGGGAGGCTATCCGCGAGGAACTGCAATCGGTCGACCAGCAAATCGGCGACAGCCTGGCTAGACTCATCGGCACCCTGCCGGCGCTCCTCGTCGCCATCCTCGTCGTCGCCGTCTTCGTCTTGATCGCGCGCCTGGCCCGCCGGCTGCTCGCGGGCGTCAGCCGCGTCTCACGGCTCGATCCGATGCTGCGCGGGCTGTTCGACCAGTTGCTCACGGCCGCCATCGTCGTGTTTGGGGTCGCCGTCGGGCTGGGGGTGCTCGGGATCGACGCCCGGACGATCATCGCGAGCTTCGGTGTCGCCGGTTTGATCGTTGGCTTCGCGCTCAAGGACCTGCTCGAGAACTTCATCTCCGGGATCCTGATCCTCTGGCGCCGCCCCTTCCGCGTCCTGGATCACATCCAGGTCGGGGCGAGCGAGGGCATCGTCGAGGAGATCACCTTCCGCACGACGTCGCTGCGCACCCCTGACGGCGTGCTGGTGCTGGTGCCGAACGCGCAAATCCTGACCCAGGCGGTGCGCAACTACACCTACCTCGGGGCGCGGCGCACCGAGATCGTGCTGTCGCTACCGCCCGAGGTCGACCCCGAGAAGGCGCGGGCAGCGCTCGAGGAGACAGCCCGCGGGGTGCCCGGAGTGCGCCAGGAGCCACCGCCGGAGACGCTGCTGCTCGGGCTCGCCTCGGAGGGCTACGACCTGCACCTGCGCTACTGGACTGCGCCAGACCAGGAAACGGTGCAGCGGGTGGAATCGGCCGTGCGCCGGGCCGCGTTTGCGACGCTGGCCCGCCTCCGCGAGCCAGCCAAGTCCGCCGCCCACGCCGACGGCAGCACGGACGCCGGCCAGTAG
- a CDS encoding 1-deoxy-D-xylulose-5-phosphate synthase N-terminal domain-containing protein, with amino-acid sequence MQPEELAVLESIQRRVLWLSTAIIDHANHVRPNPDRTKVGGHQASSASVVTILTALYFHYLEAGDRVSIKPHASPAYHAVQYLLGNLDRKYLTTLRAFGGLQAYPSRTKDPDPVDFSTGSVGLGAVAPAFAALAHRYCATHFGEVTSNRFVALIGDAELDEGNVWEGVTEEALAGLGNVLWIVDLNRQSLDRIVPGVRAARLKALFDAAGWHVVEAKYGRRLQEIFARPNGHVLRQRIDDMSNAEYQALIRLDGAELRRRLIDGTTVNRQALAELIAPIDDADLPAVIADLGGHDFTELLRCFHEVEQVRDRPSVIFAYTIKGWGLPIAGDPMNHSALLTPEQMEELRVALGVPEDDPWAAFPPGSPEARLCQAAAERLRRPDTTRPPAVSIEMVPAAIGVRHPTQTSTQEALGRILPRLADIEGVGERIVTVAPDVATSTHLGGWINRVGIFSPVEQPDYEADRPRILRWRETPAGRHIELGISEMNMFMAIGQLGLSHEMVGQHLLPLGTVYDPFVCRGLDSLIYSLYMESKMVFAGTPSGVSLSPEGGAHQSSVTASLGIELPGLIYYEPCFAVETEWTLLEAFRQCCDRERGRSTYLRLSTKPIDQGLLDPALARLGEEELRRQVLAGGYRLVDRRETAPHLPVENVVHIVTAGTMVPEALEAAARLAEEEVAANVINLTGPSLVYEAAKRLRQQAMRDASQEPDEGPFAWLFPSEERSAPIVTVHDAASHALAFLGGVFGVPVVPLGVDEFGQSGTRADLYRATGIDPDSIVAAGLHALELRG; translated from the coding sequence ATTCAGCCAGAGGAACTGGCTGTGCTGGAGTCGATCCAGCGGCGGGTCCTCTGGCTCTCGACCGCGATCATCGACCACGCGAACCACGTCCGCCCCAACCCCGACCGCACCAAAGTAGGCGGGCACCAGGCATCCTCGGCCTCCGTTGTTACCATCCTCACCGCGCTCTATTTCCACTACCTGGAGGCGGGCGACCGCGTCTCGATCAAGCCGCACGCTTCTCCGGCCTACCACGCGGTGCAGTACCTCCTCGGCAACCTCGACCGCAAGTACCTGACGACCCTGCGCGCCTTTGGCGGGCTTCAGGCCTACCCCAGCCGGACCAAGGACCCGGACCCGGTCGACTTCTCCACCGGCTCGGTCGGCCTCGGTGCGGTGGCCCCGGCCTTCGCCGCCCTTGCTCACCGGTACTGCGCCACCCACTTCGGGGAGGTGACCTCCAACCGCTTCGTGGCGCTTATCGGCGATGCCGAGCTGGACGAGGGCAACGTCTGGGAGGGGGTGACCGAGGAGGCGCTGGCCGGGCTGGGCAATGTCCTCTGGATCGTCGACCTCAACCGCCAGAGCTTGGACCGCATCGTCCCGGGCGTGCGCGCCGCCCGGCTCAAGGCGCTGTTCGACGCCGCCGGCTGGCATGTTGTCGAGGCCAAGTACGGCCGCCGCTTGCAGGAGATCTTCGCCCGGCCCAACGGCCACGTCTTGCGCCAGCGCATCGACGACATGAGCAATGCCGAGTACCAGGCGCTCATCCGGCTCGACGGCGCCGAGCTCCGCCGGCGGCTGATCGACGGCACCACGGTCAACCGCCAGGCGCTGGCGGAGTTGATCGCTCCGATTGACGATGCTGACCTCCCCGCGGTCATCGCCGACCTCGGCGGGCACGATTTCACCGAGCTGCTGCGCTGCTTCCATGAGGTGGAGCAGGTTCGCGACCGACCCAGCGTCATCTTCGCCTACACCATCAAGGGCTGGGGCCTGCCGATCGCGGGCGACCCGATGAACCACTCGGCGCTCTTGACGCCGGAGCAGATGGAGGAGCTGCGGGTCGCGCTCGGCGTGCCGGAGGACGACCCCTGGGCCGCCTTCCCGCCGGGCTCGCCGGAGGCACGGCTGTGCCAGGCCGCGGCCGAGCGGCTGCGCCGGCCGGACACGACGCGCCCACCTGCCGTCTCGATCGAGATGGTCCCCGCCGCGATCGGTGTGCGCCACCCGACGCAGACCTCGACCCAGGAGGCGCTCGGGCGGATCCTGCCACGGTTGGCCGATATCGAGGGCGTCGGGGAGCGGATCGTCACCGTCGCTCCCGACGTGGCCACCTCGACCCACCTGGGCGGCTGGATCAACCGCGTCGGCATCTTCTCCCCGGTCGAGCAGCCCGACTACGAAGCCGACCGCCCGCGCATCCTGCGCTGGCGGGAGACCCCGGCCGGCCGGCACATCGAGCTGGGCATCTCCGAGATGAACATGTTCATGGCGATCGGCCAGCTTGGCCTGAGCCATGAAATGGTGGGTCAGCACCTGCTCCCCCTCGGCACGGTCTACGACCCCTTCGTCTGCCGCGGGCTCGACTCGCTGATCTATAGCCTCTACATGGAGTCCAAGATGGTCTTCGCCGGGACCCCCTCCGGCGTGAGCCTGAGCCCGGAGGGCGGTGCCCACCAGTCGAGCGTCACCGCCTCGCTCGGCATCGAGTTGCCTGGCTTGATCTACTACGAGCCCTGCTTCGCGGTCGAGACCGAGTGGACCCTGCTGGAAGCCTTCCGCCAGTGCTGCGACCGGGAGCGAGGCCGTTCGACCTACCTGCGGCTCTCGACCAAGCCGATCGACCAGGGGCTGCTCGACCCGGCCCTGGCGCGGCTGGGCGAGGAGGAACTGCGCCGCCAGGTGCTGGCGGGCGGCTACCGCCTGGTAGACCGGCGCGAGACGGCGCCGCACCTCCCGGTCGAGAACGTCGTTCACATTGTCACCGCCGGAACGATGGTCCCGGAGGCGCTGGAGGCGGCGGCGCGGCTGGCAGAGGAGGAGGTAGCGGCCAACGTCATCAACCTCACCGGTCCCAGCCTCGTCTACGAGGCGGCCAAGCGGCTGCGCCAGCAGGCGATGCGCGACGCCAGCCAGGAGCCGGACGAGGGGCCGTTCGCCTGGCTCTTCCCATCGGAAGAGCGCAGCGCGCCGATCGTCACTGTGCACGACGCTGCCTCGCACGCGCTGGCATTCCTTGGCGGTGTCTTCGGCGTGCCGGTGGTGCCGCTGGGGGTCGACGAATTCGGCCAGTCCGGCACCCGGGCGGATCTCTACCGCGCCACCGGGATCGACCCCGACAGCATCGTCGCCGCCGGCCTCCACGCCCTCGAATTGCGCGGCTAG
- a CDS encoding threonine synthase, which yields MEDGQRVTIREVRCIRCGTAYAVTEWPRGCPRCFEEGRPSAVAPALDLSVIDPAALKETWTTAGRGMWRFHHLLPVPVEDAVSLEEGGTPLLRLRTLEDEFGIGALWVKDERRNPTGSFKDRFFSVCLSRARSQGAEVVAIASSGNGGASAAAYATAAGITCVVITTPSIAPAWRAAIAMTGARLVAARTGAERWKLLQTGVESLNWYPLTNYVTPPAGSNWYGIQGYKTIAYEIAMSLDWDVPDWVVVPTSRGDGLFGIWRGFVELAELGLTRSVPRMVAAERFPSLTVALQQGLDYPPTVESEPTQAVSIGNDTATYQSLHTLRASQGVAVVCSDADMRAGVRALGREGVFAELSAAASIAAVKGLVERGLADRSARIVAVVTASGLTDPGAALGDAEPLEPIPPTVDALRAAVLG from the coding sequence GTGGAGGACGGTCAGCGGGTGACGATACGAGAGGTGCGGTGCATCCGGTGCGGCACCGCGTATGCCGTGACGGAGTGGCCGCGGGGCTGCCCGCGCTGCTTCGAGGAGGGCCGGCCGTCGGCAGTGGCTCCGGCACTGGACCTCAGCGTGATCGACCCCGCGGCGCTCAAGGAGACCTGGACCACGGCCGGGCGCGGGATGTGGCGGTTCCATCACCTGCTCCCAGTCCCCGTGGAGGATGCCGTGTCGCTCGAGGAGGGGGGAACCCCGCTGCTGCGTCTGCGGACGCTGGAGGATGAGTTCGGCATCGGAGCGCTGTGGGTGAAGGATGAGCGCCGCAACCCGACCGGTTCGTTCAAGGACCGCTTTTTCTCCGTCTGCCTGAGCCGGGCCCGCAGTCAGGGGGCGGAGGTCGTCGCCATCGCGTCCAGCGGCAACGGTGGCGCTTCTGCCGCGGCCTATGCCACTGCCGCCGGGATCACCTGCGTCGTCATCACCACGCCGTCGATCGCACCGGCCTGGCGGGCCGCGATCGCCATGACTGGCGCCAGGCTCGTCGCGGCCCGGACCGGGGCAGAACGCTGGAAGCTCCTGCAGACCGGTGTCGAATCGCTGAACTGGTACCCCTTGACCAACTACGTCACGCCCCCTGCCGGGAGTAACTGGTATGGGATTCAGGGGTACAAGACCATCGCGTACGAGATCGCCATGTCCCTGGACTGGGACGTTCCGGACTGGGTCGTCGTGCCCACGTCGCGTGGTGATGGGCTCTTCGGGATCTGGCGGGGGTTCGTGGAGCTTGCTGAGCTGGGGTTGACACGGTCGGTGCCGCGGATGGTCGCGGCGGAGCGCTTCCCCTCTCTGACCGTCGCGCTGCAGCAGGGGCTCGACTACCCACCCACGGTCGAGAGCGAGCCGACCCAGGCCGTGTCGATCGGGAACGACACGGCGACGTACCAATCGCTGCACACGCTGCGCGCCTCGCAGGGGGTGGCCGTCGTGTGCTCGGATGCCGACATGCGCGCGGGGGTGCGCGCCCTCGGGCGCGAGGGGGTCTTTGCGGAGCTGTCTGCGGCGGCGTCAATCGCTGCGGTCAAGGGCCTCGTCGAGCGAGGCCTGGCGGACCGGAGTGCCCGCATCGTCGCCGTGGTGACGGCCAGCGGGTTGACCGATCCGGGGGCCGCGCTGGGCGATGCCGAACCGCTGGAGCCGATCCCGCCGACCGTCGATGCGCTGCGCGCGGCCGTGCTCGGCTAG
- a CDS encoding DUF58 domain-containing protein, with product MRSNFFTSIWIYGAGVFLLLGMALRQPALSILALLTLLTAGGSWLWSRRSLDGVVYERTLSATRVFRGESIVLTASVVNRKWLPLPWLEVEDQISDRVKVRERETLPSARPGMTLLRITTSVRWFERVTWTFHLDCPERGAYVIGPPSLRSGDLFGFFSREERRTDQCRFIVYPRVVPLEDLGLPALHPFGERRVPHHLITDPARTIGIRDYRPEDSFRFIHWKATARMQEVQVKVFEPTVSVHLGVFLCLDTFERYWEGVDYQRAESAIVAAASIAAHGLEQRYLVGMYANGVLAGSDQALRIPAGRGPDQLTAILEGLAKLTPLAATNFPRLLRQEARRFPWGSTVVVVAALMTTALANELAALLAAGHRVVLVGIGEVEPPPLPGLVVHTLPENLLGATPGHRYVHTIDLGVSRP from the coding sequence ATGAGATCCAACTTCTTCACCTCCATCTGGATCTACGGCGCGGGGGTGTTCCTGCTTCTGGGCATGGCGCTGCGCCAGCCCGCGCTCTCGATCCTGGCATTGCTGACGCTCCTCACGGCCGGGGGGAGCTGGCTCTGGAGCCGGCGGAGCCTCGACGGGGTCGTCTACGAGCGTACCCTTTCGGCCACCCGCGTCTTCCGCGGCGAGTCGATCGTCCTGACCGCCAGCGTCGTCAACCGCAAGTGGCTGCCGCTCCCCTGGCTGGAGGTGGAAGACCAGATCTCCGACCGGGTCAAGGTGCGAGAGCGGGAGACGCTCCCGAGCGCCCGGCCGGGGATGACGCTGCTCCGTATCACCACGTCGGTCCGTTGGTTTGAGCGGGTCACCTGGACCTTCCACCTCGACTGTCCCGAGCGCGGCGCCTACGTGATCGGCCCGCCCTCGCTCCGCTCCGGCGACCTTTTCGGCTTCTTCTCGCGCGAGGAGCGGCGGACCGACCAATGCCGCTTCATCGTCTATCCCCGCGTTGTTCCGCTGGAGGACCTCGGGCTGCCGGCGCTGCACCCCTTCGGCGAGCGGCGTGTCCCCCACCACCTGATCACCGACCCGGCACGCACCATCGGCATCCGCGACTACCGCCCGGAGGACTCCTTCCGCTTCATCCACTGGAAAGCCACCGCGCGGATGCAGGAGGTCCAGGTCAAAGTCTTCGAGCCGACCGTCTCGGTCCACCTCGGCGTCTTCCTCTGCCTGGACACCTTCGAGCGCTACTGGGAGGGGGTCGACTACCAGCGGGCCGAGAGCGCCATCGTCGCAGCCGCGTCGATCGCCGCCCACGGGCTCGAGCAGCGCTACCTGGTCGGCATGTACGCCAACGGCGTACTGGCCGGGTCGGACCAGGCGCTGCGCATCCCGGCAGGGCGCGGGCCGGATCAGTTGACGGCGATCCTGGAGGGGCTGGCGAAGCTGACTCCGCTGGCGGCGACCAACTTCCCGCGCCTGCTGCGCCAGGAGGCTCGGCGCTTCCCCTGGGGCAGCACCGTGGTCGTCGTGGCGGCGCTGATGACCACCGCGCTGGCGAATGAGCTAGCGGCGCTGCTCGCTGCCGGGCACCGGGTCGTCCTCGTCGGCATCGGGGAAGTCGAGCCGCCGCCCCTGCCCGGCCTGGTGGTCCACACCCTGCCGGAGAACCTGCTGGGCGCCACGCCCGGTCACCGCTACGTGCACACGATCGACCTGGGAGTGTCGAGGCCATGA
- a CDS encoding DUF4129 domain-containing protein, with translation MIARDPLGLAAMVNDLRVRLDWREEAVALALIVAESAILYLYLGVILPEISPPYAAFPGWLIAVLLAVAYFVPRLLTELRLWGAHFEVMLALTLIASLLLALKVAAFPGMSWLSTGWLQGAIDGLILRPNPSVRPPWAIVAVVAYAWWRGRSRAEPMLETTYQMLRWGTVAAAGGLLLVLVASPSEAPIRDGMAGAVVIYFVAGLMAVGVARFRLEGLRSGAPLGPPWLATFAVPIAGIVIIAVLAAGIFSRSFLDTLLTALGPLLWLLGVVVRALVLLIALLAFLIIAPVLWLMERYGFGALPLLEHLPRAGNPLDQLDRFARQSLHVADPARYLIAGIVLTLVGSALIRYAYRRRRRWRAGALERRESVFAWEEAVGGLARPLLHVLRRARPRGDPLAALRGDPRWAHTVAIRETYIRLLRRGARAGLPRPDGATPAEHARRLAARFPTDADPIITITTHYEAARYQATPATPDAAAAVHAAWEALDQSQWDGDA, from the coding sequence ATGATCGCGCGTGACCCGCTGGGACTGGCCGCGATGGTGAACGACCTCCGCGTCCGGCTCGACTGGCGCGAGGAGGCTGTCGCGCTGGCGCTGATCGTGGCCGAGAGTGCCATCCTCTATCTGTACCTCGGCGTCATCCTGCCTGAGATCTCGCCGCCCTACGCCGCCTTTCCCGGCTGGCTGATCGCCGTGTTGCTGGCGGTGGCCTATTTTGTTCCCCGCCTGCTGACCGAGCTTCGCCTGTGGGGGGCGCACTTCGAGGTGATGCTGGCGCTGACGCTCATCGCGTCGCTCTTGCTGGCGCTCAAGGTGGCCGCCTTCCCGGGCATGTCCTGGCTCTCCACCGGCTGGCTGCAAGGGGCCATCGACGGGCTGATCCTGCGGCCCAATCCCTCGGTCCGGCCACCATGGGCCATCGTCGCGGTGGTGGCGTACGCCTGGTGGCGCGGGCGTTCCCGGGCCGAGCCGATGCTGGAGACCACCTACCAGATGCTCCGCTGGGGCACCGTGGCCGCAGCCGGTGGGCTGCTGCTGGTGCTGGTGGCCTCGCCGTCCGAGGCGCCGATCCGGGATGGCATGGCCGGCGCCGTGGTCATCTACTTCGTGGCCGGGCTGATGGCGGTGGGTGTGGCCCGCTTCCGGCTGGAGGGTCTCCGCAGCGGTGCCCCGCTTGGCCCGCCCTGGCTGGCGACCTTTGCCGTGCCGATCGCGGGGATCGTCATCATCGCCGTGCTGGCTGCGGGGATCTTCTCCCGCAGCTTCCTCGACACGTTGCTGACCGCGCTCGGCCCGCTCCTCTGGCTGCTCGGCGTCGTGGTCCGGGCGCTGGTGTTGCTGATCGCGCTCCTGGCCTTCCTCATCATCGCCCCGGTGCTGTGGTTGATGGAGCGCTACGGCTTCGGCGCCCTGCCGCTGCTGGAGCACCTGCCGCGTGCCGGCAACCCGCTGGATCAACTCGACCGCTTCGCGCGCCAGTCGCTCCACGTCGCCGACCCGGCACGCTACCTCATCGCCGGGATCGTCCTGACCCTGGTCGGCTCGGCCCTCATCCGCTACGCGTACCGGCGACGCCGTCGCTGGCGCGCGGGCGCACTCGAGCGGCGGGAGTCGGTCTTCGCCTGGGAGGAAGCGGTCGGCGGGCTGGCCCGCCCGCTGCTGCACGTCCTGCGCCGCGCCCGCCCGCGCGGCGATCCGCTCGCGGCCCTGCGCGGCGACCCTCGCTGGGCGCACACCGTCGCCATCCGCGAAACCTACATCCGCCTGCTGCGCCGGGGAGCGCGCGCCGGGCTACCCCGTCCCGACGGCGCGACACCGGCTGAGCACGCCCGCCGCTTGGCTGCCCGCTTCCCCACCGACGCCGACCCGATTATCACCATCACCACCCACTACGAAGCCGCCCGCTACCAGGCTACCCCCGCCACCCCCGACGCCGCTGCCGCCGTCCACGCAGCCTGGGAGGCGCTCGACCAGAGCCAGTGGGACGGCGACGCCTGA